One Thermococcus sp. DNA segment encodes these proteins:
- a CDS encoding ATP-binding cassette domain-containing protein, whose protein sequence is MALLEVESLGIDLGDFHLRDISLSVEEGDYLTVIGPTGAGKSILLEAIAGFYPLLSGRVILDGRDVTKEPPEQRGISIVYQDYMLFPHLSVFDNIAFGLRKRLFKGELEREVRTIAGELHIEHILHRKPGTLSGGEQQRVALARALVVRPKVLLMDEPFSALDAKTRERLRSLVKGVIAEYGTTVIHVTHDFEDVFALAKHVAVMREGRIIQFGTPEEVFSRPGDEFIAGFVGTNLLWGNVTGRKGGLTVVKVGDVILYTSDGSDGEVILSLRPEEIIVAREPGECSAQNVVPVMVESMERRGQLVWLSLSLDGLSLRAVVTPNAVELMGIKPGRRFYALFKASALRVIK, encoded by the coding sequence ATGGCTCTGTTAGAGGTTGAAAGCCTGGGCATAGACCTTGGAGACTTCCACCTCAGGGACATCTCGCTCTCGGTTGAGGAGGGGGATTACCTGACGGTCATCGGGCCAACTGGGGCAGGAAAATCCATCCTCCTTGAGGCCATTGCTGGCTTTTATCCCCTCCTATCCGGCAGGGTGATCCTCGACGGCCGGGACGTGACGAAAGAACCGCCGGAACAGAGAGGGATAAGCATAGTCTATCAGGACTACATGCTCTTCCCCCACCTGAGTGTTTTCGACAACATTGCCTTCGGCCTTAGAAAGAGACTCTTCAAGGGAGAACTCGAGAGAGAGGTGCGAACCATAGCTGGGGAGCTCCACATTGAGCATATTCTCCACCGGAAGCCCGGAACGCTGAGCGGTGGAGAGCAGCAACGTGTTGCCCTCGCGAGGGCCCTCGTCGTCAGGCCTAAGGTCCTCCTCATGGACGAGCCCTTCTCCGCTCTGGACGCAAAAACGAGGGAGAGGCTCCGCTCGCTGGTGAAGGGGGTCATAGCTGAATACGGCACGACGGTGATCCACGTCACCCACGACTTCGAGGACGTTTTTGCCCTGGCAAAGCACGTCGCGGTGATGAGGGAAGGGAGAATCATTCAGTTTGGAACACCTGAGGAGGTCTTCTCAAGACCCGGAGATGAGTTCATAGCCGGCTTCGTCGGGACGAACCTGCTCTGGGGGAATGTCACCGGGAGGAAGGGCGGACTCACCGTGGTTAAGGTCGGCGACGTAATCCTATATACCTCGGACGGATCGGATGGGGAGGTTATCCTCTCCCTACGGCCGGAGGAGATTATAGTCGCGAGGGAGCCCGGTGAGTGCTCGGCCCAGAACGTGGTTCCAGTAATGGTTGAGTCCATGGAAAGGCGGGGCCAGCTTGTCTGGCTGAGCCTTTCGCTGGACGGTCTCTCCCTCCGCGCCGTTGTAACCCCGAACGCGGTGGAGCTCATGGGGATAAAGCCTGGGAGGAGGTTCTACGCCCTCTTCAAAGCGAGCGCCCTGAGGGTGATAAAATGA
- a CDS encoding DUF2250 domain-containing protein, whose product MSGEATSKERAGSSRGFELPPVHLYVLFHLRKAGVDYARMMGKMSGLSVELINDAIDDLIELGLVERDSGSAIKRSKARFKKAFEVHKHHTYYKLSREGELFTRSIGGKWLKQYFNGLFPEGWKVVRALAESRNVEEAGRKVSIDGETLEELRVLHFVTEQGRKTEFFKALSRFLGF is encoded by the coding sequence ATGAGTGGAGAAGCTACGTCAAAAGAACGGGCAGGTTCCTCCCGAGGATTTGAGCTCCCCCCGGTTCACCTCTACGTTCTGTTTCACCTCAGGAAAGCTGGAGTCGATTACGCCAGGATGATGGGGAAGATGAGCGGCCTTTCGGTCGAACTAATAAACGACGCGATAGACGATTTAATCGAGCTCGGGCTCGTTGAACGCGATTCTGGAAGCGCGATAAAGCGGAGCAAAGCACGCTTCAAGAAGGCCTTTGAGGTTCACAAGCACCACACCTATTACAAACTCTCGCGAGAGGGGGAGCTCTTCACCCGTTCGATTGGTGGGAAGTGGCTTAAGCAATACTTCAACGGCCTCTTTCCAGAAGGCTGGAAAGTCGTTAGAGCACTTGCCGAAAGCAGGAACGTGGAGGAAGCGGGCAGAAAGGTAAGCATTGACGGCGAGACCCTCGAAGAGCTGAGGGTTCTCCACTTCGTAACGGAGCAGGGCAGGAAGACAGAGTTCTTCAAGGCACTTTCCCGGTTCCTTGGATTCTAA
- a CDS encoding isoprenylcysteine carboxylmethyltransferase family protein, with amino-acid sequence MRFWGIEPKVSFFAVPYALLAFYLNSTFGIWIPRLSRSGAALVTVGVAMWLLCYLQVLGAYSKGKLLTTGCYFRVRHPIYSIWGLMIIPGFSLVVGGFMLALPFVYWLAVVGFISEEERALEERLSDEWRSYVKRTGRFLPRI; translated from the coding sequence ATGAGGTTCTGGGGAATAGAGCCAAAAGTCTCGTTTTTCGCAGTTCCCTACGCGCTCCTTGCCTTCTATCTTAATTCCACCTTTGGAATCTGGATTCCGAGGTTATCCAGGTCTGGAGCGGCTCTGGTTACCGTGGGGGTGGCCATGTGGCTCCTCTGTTATCTCCAGGTTTTGGGGGCTTACTCCAAGGGAAAACTGCTCACAACCGGCTGTTACTTCAGAGTCAGGCACCCAATTTACTCTATCTGGGGCCTCATGATAATCCCGGGCTTCTCTCTCGTCGTTGGAGGCTTCATGCTCGCTCTACCTTTTGTCTACTGGCTCGCGGTGGTGGGGTTTATAAGCGAGGAGGAGAGGGCCCTTGAGGAGAGGCTCAGCGATGAGTGGAGAAGCTACGTCAAAAGAACGGGCAGGTTCCTCCCGAGGATTTGA
- a CDS encoding NifB/NifX family molybdenum-iron cluster-binding protein, whose translation MRCLKVAFGMENDEKLVDAHYGDSEFFGIYEVCENGTVRLIGKRLNRARGFEEDESGGHGDPRKFKAVMGQLLDVDVLAAFRMGPNFLRIWDKTNKVAFFTRTRDLKTALQRVVENFDDLWEQVQVKKAEKPLIEE comes from the coding sequence GTGAGATGCCTTAAGGTTGCGTTCGGAATGGAGAATGACGAGAAGCTCGTGGATGCCCACTACGGCGACTCGGAGTTCTTTGGGATATACGAGGTCTGTGAGAACGGAACCGTCAGGCTCATTGGGAAGAGACTTAACAGGGCCAGGGGCTTTGAGGAGGATGAGAGTGGGGGGCACGGTGATCCCCGGAAGTTCAAGGCAGTTATGGGCCAGCTCCTCGACGTTGACGTTTTAGCCGCCTTCAGAATGGGGCCGAACTTTTTGAGAATATGGGACAAGACCAACAAGGTGGCATTCTTCACGAGAACGAGGGACCTTAAGACTGCTCTCCAGCGCGTCGTTGAGAACTTCGACGACCTCTGGGAGCAGGTACAGGTAAAGAAAGCTGAAAAGCCGCTGATAGAGGAGTGA
- a CDS encoding NifB/NifX family molybdenum-iron cluster-binding protein — MKVAVPTNGGGLNDTVAPVFARAPAFLIADVDENGNILNEKTIQNGAAMAGGGAGPMAVQTLINEGVEAVIAPQVGPNALGALQAAGVRLYQVAPGTPVEEAVKIAASGSAQTFNVPAPPVGGPVNQPTYAPYPMTTAGPGTPAYPAYPAYGYGFGPGRGRGWGRGGGWGRGRGFGRGGGRGWGAQLGYCPWTGQPSRRTWLARFFGWW; from the coding sequence ATGAAGGTTGCAGTACCAACAAACGGTGGAGGGCTCAACGACACGGTTGCCCCCGTGTTCGCACGTGCCCCCGCATTCCTCATAGCAGACGTTGATGAAAACGGCAACATACTCAACGAGAAAACCATCCAGAACGGTGCAGCAATGGCAGGAGGCGGAGCCGGCCCAATGGCCGTCCAGACCCTCATCAACGAGGGCGTCGAAGCGGTGATAGCCCCGCAGGTTGGCCCAAACGCCCTCGGTGCCCTACAGGCAGCAGGGGTAAGGCTCTACCAGGTCGCACCGGGAACCCCAGTCGAGGAAGCCGTAAAGATTGCAGCGAGCGGAAGCGCTCAGACGTTCAACGTGCCGGCCCCACCTGTTGGGGGCCCCGTCAACCAACCGACGTACGCTCCGTATCCAATGACCACAGCTGGCCCAGGCACCCCGGCCTACCCAGCATACCCTGCATACGGTTATGGCTTCGGCCCCGGCAGGGGTAGAGGCTGGGGCCGCGGAGGAGGCTGGGGAAGAGGTAGAGGATTCGGACGCGGAGGGGGTAGGGGCTGGGGCGCCCAGCTCGGTTACTGCCCGTGGACCGGTCAGCCAAGCAGGAGAACCTGGCTCGCAAGGTTCTTTGGCTGGTGGTGA
- a CDS encoding NifB/NifX family molybdenum-iron cluster-binding protein — translation MRILFPTVRGGLDDQVAGMFARAPTFTLVDVDETGNVTNVQVVANPAAQSARGAGVTAAQFCIDSGVDTVVAPQFGPNASSVLQAAGIRVFSVPGPMTVKEAVEALLHGGLSPAVFGPEGGGAGGGMGRGMGRGMGRGRGMGRGMGGGRGRGGW, via the coding sequence GTGAGGATACTTTTCCCGACAGTTAGGGGAGGACTTGACGATCAGGTGGCTGGCATGTTCGCGAGGGCACCAACGTTTACACTTGTTGATGTCGACGAAACTGGAAACGTGACCAACGTTCAGGTGGTGGCAAACCCCGCCGCACAGTCGGCTAGAGGAGCGGGCGTTACTGCGGCCCAGTTCTGCATAGACTCTGGAGTCGATACAGTTGTGGCCCCTCAGTTTGGGCCCAATGCATCCAGTGTCCTTCAGGCCGCAGGCATCAGGGTATTCTCCGTTCCAGGCCCTATGACCGTGAAAGAGGCCGTTGAAGCCCTCCTGCATGGGGGGCTTAGCCCGGCTGTGTTTGGACCTGAGGGCGGTGGAGCCGGTGGGGGAATGGGAAGAGGAATGGGGCGCGGCATGGGGCGAGGTAGAGGAATGGGACGTGGAATGGGCGGTGGCCGAGGCAGAGGCGGCTGGTAA
- a CDS encoding antibiotic biosynthesis monooxygenase — translation MPVMRLWHGRVPIEKADEYEKFLIERAVPDYGSVDGLLKLYFTRKDEGDVAHFLLVTIWDSMESIKKFAGENPEIAKYYPEDDDFLLEKEKYVQHYRIFYEG, via the coding sequence ATGCCCGTTATGAGGCTCTGGCACGGAAGGGTGCCAATCGAAAAGGCGGACGAATACGAAAAGTTCCTTATCGAGAGGGCGGTTCCGGACTACGGCTCCGTCGATGGACTTCTAAAGCTCTACTTCACGAGGAAGGATGAAGGAGACGTTGCCCACTTCCTTCTCGTCACGATATGGGACTCAATGGAGTCCATCAAAAAGTTCGCCGGGGAAAACCCGGAGATAGCGAAGTACTATCCGGAGGACGACGACTTCCTGCTGGAGAAGGAGAAGTACGTTCAGCACTACAGGATCTTCTACGAAGGGTGA
- a CDS encoding DUF998 domain-containing protein encodes MKRSQLWAGILSPPIALGGIGVAILINRPWWRLTDNAISDLGKVGLPYNWVMNVPLFISAILAIYYAAGLFGEVKNRVFRLGIALFMIGLAFLAGVALFPEGTEPHYHVSWGFFLAGSVGYLIAGAGLWPEGLRKFGAFTTLLFTAEVLLARWAFEIFTGVAIAEFIGIFAMIIWHYALLWEKFFAEKS; translated from the coding sequence ATGAAGAGGAGCCAACTCTGGGCAGGTATTCTCTCACCCCCGATTGCCCTAGGCGGAATAGGCGTAGCGATCCTGATAAACCGCCCTTGGTGGAGGCTCACGGACAACGCGATAAGCGACCTGGGAAAGGTCGGCCTCCCGTACAATTGGGTGATGAACGTTCCGCTGTTCATCTCAGCGATTCTGGCAATCTACTACGCGGCCGGTCTGTTTGGTGAAGTTAAAAACAGGGTTTTCAGGCTTGGAATTGCCCTCTTCATGATCGGACTGGCCTTCTTGGCCGGGGTGGCGCTCTTCCCGGAGGGGACTGAGCCCCACTACCACGTCAGCTGGGGGTTCTTTCTGGCCGGAAGCGTCGGATATCTGATAGCAGGAGCCGGCCTATGGCCCGAAGGCCTGCGGAAGTTCGGAGCCTTCACGACCCTGCTTTTCACCGCCGAGGTCCTCCTCGCAAGATGGGCTTTCGAAATCTTCACGGGCGTTGCAATCGCCGAATTCATCGGGATCTTCGCCATGATAATCTGGCACTACGCGCTGCTGTGGGAGAAATTCTTCGCCGAAAAGAGTTAG
- a CDS encoding PPC domain-containing DNA-binding protein has product MRFSRGRNFLFRVPEGEELLKFINEFAKKNNVLIGTVSAIGSLKNPRIGYFDEEAGEYKVIELTGAYELVSLAGNISLKDGEPFAHIHVALGDSDGMIYGGHLVEGEVFVAEIFIQELLGELLERKLKENGLALWDEASL; this is encoded by the coding sequence GTGAGGTTCTCGAGGGGGAGGAACTTCCTGTTCAGGGTTCCGGAGGGGGAGGAGCTCCTGAAGTTCATAAATGAGTTTGCAAAGAAAAACAACGTCTTAATTGGAACCGTCAGCGCCATTGGGAGTCTGAAAAACCCGAGAATAGGTTACTTCGATGAGGAAGCCGGGGAGTACAAGGTCATCGAGCTGACGGGTGCCTATGAGCTAGTCTCTCTCGCTGGTAACATAAGCCTCAAGGATGGGGAACCCTTTGCTCACATCCACGTTGCTTTAGGAGACTCCGACGGCATGATCTATGGAGGCCATCTCGTTGAAGGAGAGGTTTTTGTGGCCGAGATCTTTATACAGGAGCTCCTCGGAGAACTCCTTGAGAGGAAACTGAAGGAGAACGGGCTGGCGCTGTGGGATGAAGCCAGCCTTTAA